The following proteins are encoded in a genomic region of Reichenbachiella sp.:
- a CDS encoding chorismate mutase has protein sequence MDVKLTLSPLENWIEGLDQPLVISGPCSAESEEQVLETARQLKEHTNIKVLRAGIWKPRTRPGAFEGIGVVGLKWLKKAKEETGLLTAVEVATAEHVELALKFGVDILWVGARTTVNPFAVQEVADALRGYDVPVLVKNPINPDLQLWIGALERINQAGITKLGGIHRGFSPMSGSQYRNDPSWEIPIELKRIVPELPMVCDPSHIAGNRTLIEPISQKAFDMQMNGIMIESHIDPDNALSDAKQQITPKTLAGILDRLIIREPETENVDFELRLKELRSKIDKIDSELLEVMGARMQVAEEIALHKKEHNITILQVNRYEEIMNDRIKKGKSVLLKEEFVKHLYELIHDNSIKRQTEIMNSEKATGEAV, from the coding sequence ATGGACGTAAAATTAACTTTATCCCCACTGGAAAACTGGATCGAAGGACTCGACCAACCACTAGTGATATCTGGACCCTGTAGTGCAGAGAGCGAAGAGCAGGTATTGGAAACTGCCAGACAACTGAAAGAACATACCAACATCAAAGTGTTGAGAGCGGGTATTTGGAAGCCAAGAACCAGACCGGGCGCTTTCGAAGGGATCGGTGTCGTAGGTTTGAAGTGGTTGAAGAAAGCCAAAGAAGAAACCGGATTATTAACAGCTGTGGAAGTAGCTACTGCAGAGCACGTGGAATTGGCTTTGAAATTCGGTGTGGACATCCTATGGGTGGGTGCTAGAACAACGGTGAATCCTTTCGCAGTACAAGAAGTGGCTGATGCATTGAGAGGTTACGACGTACCTGTATTAGTTAAGAATCCAATCAACCCTGATTTACAATTGTGGATTGGTGCTTTGGAAAGAATCAACCAGGCGGGTATCACTAAGTTGGGTGGTATTCACAGAGGTTTCTCTCCAATGAGTGGTTCGCAGTACAGAAATGATCCGTCTTGGGAGATTCCGATCGAATTGAAAAGAATTGTGCCTGAGCTCCCAATGGTATGTGACCCAAGTCATATTGCAGGAAACAGAACGTTAATCGAGCCTATTTCTCAAAAAGCATTTGATATGCAGATGAACGGAATCATGATCGAATCGCATATCGATCCTGACAATGCATTGAGCGATGCCAAGCAGCAGATTACTCCAAAAACATTGGCTGGCATTTTGGACCGATTGATTATCAGAGAACCAGAAACTGAGAATGTTGATTTCGAGTTAAGATTGAAAGAGTTACGTTCTAAAATTGATAAGATTGACAGCGAATTGCTAGAAGTGATGGGAGCCAGAATGCAGGTGGCTGAAGAGATTGCGCTTCATAAGAAGGAGCATAACATTACGATCCTTCAGGTCAATAGATATGAAGAGATTATGAACGATCGAATCAAGAAAGGTAAGAGTGTATTGCTGAAAGAGGAGTTTGTGAAACATTTGTATGAATTGATCCATGACAATTCGATCAAACGTCAGACAGAAATAATGAATTCAGAAAAAGCAACAGGCGAAGCAGTCTAA
- a CDS encoding RNA methyltransferase, giving the protein MIVDNLKQGYFGIGIQNGKTPENLGVLWRSAQNMGASYIFTIGKRYAKQASDTHKATGAMPYFHYKDFDEFYEQLPKGAMLVGIELDDRAVPLETFEHPKNCVYLLGAEDHGLPKKALEKSHHLIKFNTTLSINVAVAGSIVMYDRNLKSNS; this is encoded by the coding sequence ATGATCGTTGATAATTTAAAACAAGGTTATTTCGGGATAGGTATTCAAAACGGCAAGACACCTGAGAATCTAGGTGTGTTGTGGCGATCGGCACAAAACATGGGCGCCAGCTATATCTTCACCATTGGTAAGCGATACGCCAAACAAGCCAGTGATACACACAAAGCCACTGGTGCCATGCCCTACTTTCATTACAAAGATTTTGATGAGTTTTATGAACAACTGCCCAAAGGCGCCATGCTCGTGGGTATAGAACTCGATGATCGTGCCGTTCCCCTTGAAACTTTCGAACACCCTAAAAATTGCGTCTATCTTCTCGGCGCTGAGGATCATGGCTTACCTAAAAAAGCACTAGAAAAATCACATCATTTAATCAAATTCAATACTACACTCAGCATTAATGTAGCCGTGGCCGGCAGCATTGTGATGTATGATCGGAATTTGAAGAGTAACAGCTAA
- a CDS encoding DHH family phosphoesterase: MNIYEQIVAEIRSAKHIVITSHKSPDGDSIGSSLGLLRFIEKLGYSAVVCHPDAAPDFLEWVGLEPILLMTDQPAEVTAAFEKADLIFCLDYNGTDRIGPDMQALLEAATCKKVMIDHHLNPQDFATLMVSETSSSSTAQLIVELIVQSGHETLLDAHIGTPLYLGILTDTGSFRFPAVEPRTHELIAKLLAAGVEHHLIHEVLNDNNTADRLRLQGYAMAEKLEILEDYKLAIIPLTKEELVKYNYKKGDTDNLANLALSIKGMKAAVMMAERDGIVKMSFRSKGEENPVNTLAADHFDGGGHANAAGGMSKESVAEALAHLKEVIPDYFSK, encoded by the coding sequence ATGAATATATACGAACAGATCGTCGCTGAAATTCGCTCAGCCAAACATATAGTGATCACTTCTCACAAGTCACCCGATGGCGATTCGATTGGGAGCTCGCTGGGCTTGTTGCGATTTATCGAGAAGCTGGGATATTCGGCTGTGGTTTGTCATCCAGATGCTGCGCCAGATTTTCTGGAGTGGGTAGGCTTGGAGCCGATATTACTTATGACTGATCAGCCAGCTGAAGTGACAGCTGCCTTCGAAAAAGCGGATTTAATTTTCTGTTTGGACTACAATGGCACGGATCGTATTGGACCCGACATGCAGGCGTTGTTGGAAGCGGCTACTTGTAAGAAAGTGATGATCGATCATCATCTGAATCCACAAGACTTTGCCACGCTGATGGTGTCTGAGACGTCGTCTTCGTCTACTGCGCAGCTTATTGTTGAGTTGATCGTACAGTCGGGGCATGAGACTTTGTTGGATGCTCATATAGGCACGCCTTTGTATCTGGGTATTCTCACAGATACTGGTAGTTTTCGATTCCCGGCCGTAGAGCCCAGGACCCATGAGTTGATCGCCAAACTGTTGGCGGCTGGCGTGGAGCATCATCTCATTCACGAAGTACTCAATGACAACAATACTGCCGATCGTCTGCGCCTGCAGGGCTACGCGATGGCGGAGAAGTTGGAGATCCTGGAAGATTACAAGTTGGCAATCATTCCGTTGACCAAGGAGGAGTTGGTCAAGTACAACTACAAAAAAGGTGATACCGATAATCTGGCTAATCTGGCGTTGTCAATCAAAGGCATGAAGGCCGCAGTGATGATGGCCGAACGCGACGGTATCGTAAAAATGTCTTTCCGATCCAAAGGAGAGGAGAATCCAGTCAATACGTTAGCGGCGGATCATTTCGATGGTGGCGGGCATGCCAATGCTGCGGGAGGAATGAGCAAGGAGTCTGTTGCAGAAGCTCTAGCACACCTGAAGGAGGTAATTCCAGACTACTTTTCGAAGTAG
- a CDS encoding pyridoxal phosphate-dependent aminotransferase codes for MIEVANRIAEVKEYYFSKKLDEIREMNSRGCDVLNLGIGSPDLPPAKQVTDKLVDSASQANTHAYQSYRSIPELREAIGNFYRRHYNVNLNSTTEILPLLGSKEGVMYISMAFLNPGDTVLIPNPGYPAYKTAADMMGANVVNFDLKEDNNWFPDLEKLDPEVLASAKMMWVNYPNMPTGQKASSVLFEQLAAFAQEHNILVVNDNPYSFILNETPMSLLSAPAAKENCLELNSMSKAFNMAGWRVGMVCGREEYVNAILRVKSNVDSGMFKPVQEASVEALNLPDSWFEDINIEYAQRRKLAERILDILGCTYDSKQSGMFMWAKVPAGRKSEEFIEEILQERFVFITPGTIFGSNGEGYIRISLCSNKKMFNTAIERLEMVKA; via the coding sequence ATGATAGAAGTAGCTAACAGAATTGCGGAAGTAAAAGAATATTACTTCTCCAAGAAACTCGACGAGATCAGGGAGATGAACAGTCGAGGGTGTGATGTGCTCAATTTAGGTATTGGAAGTCCTGATTTGCCACCTGCTAAACAGGTAACGGACAAATTGGTGGACAGTGCCAGCCAAGCGAATACGCATGCCTATCAGTCTTATCGATCTATCCCTGAGTTGAGAGAGGCGATTGGCAATTTCTACAGAAGACACTACAATGTTAATCTGAACAGTACCACCGAGATCTTGCCGTTGCTAGGTTCTAAAGAAGGGGTGATGTACATCTCTATGGCGTTTTTGAATCCAGGAGATACGGTTTTGATTCCTAACCCTGGTTACCCAGCCTATAAAACAGCTGCGGATATGATGGGGGCGAATGTTGTGAACTTTGATTTGAAAGAGGACAACAACTGGTTTCCTGATTTAGAGAAATTGGACCCAGAGGTATTGGCTTCCGCCAAAATGATGTGGGTCAACTACCCAAACATGCCGACAGGACAAAAAGCTTCTAGCGTGTTGTTTGAGCAATTGGCAGCATTTGCTCAGGAGCACAATATTCTGGTGGTGAATGATAACCCATATAGCTTCATTCTTAATGAAACGCCGATGAGTCTGTTGTCTGCGCCTGCCGCGAAAGAAAACTGTCTGGAACTGAATTCCATGAGTAAAGCATTTAATATGGCAGGCTGGAGAGTAGGTATGGTTTGCGGACGCGAAGAGTATGTGAATGCCATATTAAGAGTAAAATCAAATGTGGACTCAGGCATGTTCAAACCGGTACAAGAGGCTTCTGTTGAGGCGTTGAATTTACCTGATTCGTGGTTTGAAGATATCAATATCGAATATGCTCAGAGAAGAAAATTGGCCGAACGGATTTTGGACATTTTAGGATGCACCTATGATAGTAAGCAATCGGGTATGTTTATGTGGGCGAAAGTCCCGGCAGGAAGAAAGAGCGAAGAGTTTATCGAAGAGATACTGCAAGAGCGATTTGTCTTTATCACTCCAGGAACCATATTCGGGTCGAACGGTGAAGGGTACATCAGAATCTCGCTTTGTTCGAATAAAAAAATGTTTAACACAGCCATAGAAAGGCTTGAAATGGTGAAAGCATGA
- a CDS encoding prephenate dehydratase: protein MEIGIQGVEGSFHNEAASSYFVDKEISIQPFHDFRSLAKSIQAKKMDYGVMAIENTIAGTILPNYALINEYDLKITGEIYTRIEMNLIAHKGKKASDLDQVFSHPMALLQCADFLANYPQIKLSEYDDTADSVRMIRDKKLVNAGAIASKSAASIFDMDILDSNIETNKKNYTRFLIMKSRMNGHDQVPQKASLRVITKHDPGALADVLLIFKLNGINMTKIQSMPILGKPYQYAFNIDVVWEDYDNYKDALHALSTKAELVKVHGEYKKGNIPAV, encoded by the coding sequence ATGGAAATAGGCATACAAGGAGTAGAGGGATCATTTCACAACGAAGCGGCAAGTTCGTACTTCGTGGATAAGGAAATTTCGATCCAGCCATTTCATGACTTTCGGTCATTGGCTAAATCTATTCAGGCCAAAAAGATGGACTATGGTGTGATGGCCATAGAGAACACCATCGCAGGCACCATACTTCCCAATTATGCCTTGATCAACGAATACGATTTGAAGATCACTGGAGAGATATATACGCGAATCGAAATGAACCTCATCGCCCACAAAGGTAAAAAAGCTTCAGATCTGGATCAGGTGTTTTCGCATCCTATGGCATTGCTGCAGTGCGCTGATTTTCTAGCGAACTATCCTCAGATCAAATTATCAGAATACGATGATACGGCTGATAGTGTTAGAATGATTCGGGACAAGAAGTTGGTGAATGCAGGAGCTATTGCCAGTAAATCAGCCGCGTCGATCTTTGATATGGATATCTTAGATAGCAATATCGAAACCAACAAAAAGAACTACACGAGGTTTTTGATCATGAAAAGCCGAATGAATGGACATGACCAAGTGCCTCAAAAAGCTTCTCTCAGAGTGATCACAAAACATGATCCGGGAGCTTTGGCTGATGTACTATTGATCTTCAAACTCAATGGCATCAACATGACCAAAATTCAATCTATGCCTATATTAGGTAAGCCCTACCAATATGCATTTAATATAGATGTGGTTTGGGAAGATTATGACAATTACAAAGACGCACTGCATGCGTTGAGCACAAAGGCTGAACTCGTGAAGGTGCATGGAGAATATAAAAAAGGAAATATACCAGCGGTATGA
- a CDS encoding GNAT family N-acetyltransferase, protein MQPKITEITPDKTLPIRHEVMWPDRPIDYVELPNDDQGQHFGLFINGQLISVTSLFIENQQAQFRKFATLNEHQGQGYGSLLLKHVFRLAEQQQFKRIWCNARMDKSSYYAKFGMKLTDNTFNKGGIDYVIMEKTFD, encoded by the coding sequence ATGCAACCAAAAATCACCGAGATAACCCCAGATAAAACTTTACCCATTCGTCATGAAGTCATGTGGCCAGATCGCCCCATCGATTATGTCGAGCTGCCCAACGACGATCAAGGCCAGCACTTTGGTCTTTTTATCAATGGCCAATTAATATCTGTGACCTCTTTGTTTATAGAAAACCAGCAGGCTCAGTTTCGGAAATTTGCTACCCTCAACGAACATCAAGGCCAGGGCTATGGCTCGCTATTATTGAAGCATGTATTTCGCCTAGCAGAGCAACAACAATTCAAAAGAATATGGTGTAATGCTAGAATGGATAAGTCTTCATATTATGCCAAATTCGGCATGAAACTGACGGACAATACTTTCAACAAAGGAGGTATTGACTATGTGATCATGGAGAAAACTTTTGATTAA
- a CDS encoding prephenate dehydrogenase yields MIVSIIGLGLIGGSVALKLKKSGFARQVIGVDVNDEHAEKAIQLGLVDDTLVLPKALAISDLVILAIPVDSIRKLLPSVLDRIEEGTTVIDLGSTKAGICGAVLGHPNRKNFVAAHPIAGTENSGPEAAFDSLFDGKTGILCDREESQESSFLLAKACLEALDMHVVEMDSKSHDLHIAYVSHLSHISSFVLGQTVLEIEKDEATIFNMAGSGFESTVRLAKSSPKMWGPIFKQNQKHISDSLGAYIENLQAFKNMIDEGQEEAMMDCMENANEIRRVLDGINDKSKEREKLNQII; encoded by the coding sequence ATGATCGTATCAATAATTGGTCTTGGATTGATTGGTGGGTCTGTAGCACTGAAGCTCAAGAAAAGTGGGTTTGCCCGTCAGGTGATTGGTGTGGATGTGAACGATGAGCATGCAGAAAAGGCGATCCAACTAGGTTTGGTAGATGATACTTTGGTTTTGCCAAAAGCATTAGCCATTTCAGATTTGGTGATTTTGGCTATTCCTGTGGATTCGATAAGAAAGTTATTACCAAGTGTGTTGGACCGAATAGAAGAGGGGACTACAGTCATCGACTTAGGTTCTACCAAGGCGGGTATTTGCGGTGCAGTATTAGGCCACCCCAATAGGAAGAACTTTGTAGCGGCTCACCCCATTGCAGGTACGGAGAATTCTGGGCCAGAGGCAGCATTCGATTCTTTGTTTGATGGTAAAACTGGAATCTTATGTGATCGAGAAGAGAGTCAGGAGTCTTCGTTTCTTTTAGCGAAAGCTTGTCTGGAAGCGCTAGACATGCACGTGGTAGAGATGGATAGTAAGTCACATGATTTACATATTGCTTACGTCTCACATTTGTCTCACATCAGTTCGTTTGTCTTAGGACAAACAGTATTGGAGATTGAAAAAGATGAAGCTACCATTTTCAATATGGCGGGGAGTGGATTTGAATCTACCGTTCGTTTGGCGAAAAGTTCTCCGAAAATGTGGGGGCCTATTTTCAAACAAAATCAAAAACACATATCCGACTCCCTAGGAGCTTATATAGAAAATTTGCAAGCATTTAAAAATATGATCGACGAAGGGCAAGAAGAAGCCATGATGGATTGTATGGAGAATGCCAATGAGATCCGTCGAGTATTGGATGGAATCAATGATAAATCAAAAGAAAGAGAAAAACTGAATCAAATTATTTAG
- a CDS encoding DUF2490 domain-containing protein, producing the protein MGNFRVIIWLALFCVGTASQLSAQSLSYQPPPEKVKIKSTGVWFGLYTKYHFNDKWAYYGEYHIRRRNGFKDMAQLYLRFGVTYTLAKYADLTVGIVNPYYWAPDQDDPDLDNVVPQFRTWEQLVFATPFDHIKLYHQLRFEQRYKRGYEKGSDFKLTHRFRYKITLYVPLNKPAFENHTLFLSFYEEIFIQAGESIVYNHLEDSRTYLGMGYNLSEKLQVQAGYMYSFRHFGAPHVYENRSIFRLSLYHHLDFHLDNHREKRDIPIH; encoded by the coding sequence ATGGGTAATTTTCGTGTAATTATCTGGCTTGCACTGTTTTGTGTGGGCACTGCCTCTCAATTATCAGCACAATCGCTGAGCTATCAACCACCTCCCGAAAAAGTAAAAATCAAAAGTACCGGCGTCTGGTTCGGCCTTTACACCAAATACCATTTTAATGATAAGTGGGCTTACTATGGCGAATATCACATCCGTCGAAGAAACGGGTTCAAAGATATGGCGCAGCTTTATTTGAGGTTTGGGGTTACTTACACCCTGGCCAAGTATGCAGATCTGACGGTTGGAATCGTCAATCCTTACTATTGGGCCCCAGATCAGGATGATCCAGACCTTGACAACGTGGTGCCTCAGTTCCGAACCTGGGAACAGTTGGTTTTTGCGACACCTTTTGATCACATTAAATTGTATCATCAGCTAAGGTTCGAACAGCGATATAAGCGAGGTTATGAAAAAGGCTCCGATTTCAAATTGACGCATCGATTCAGATATAAAATCACTTTATATGTACCGCTGAATAAACCAGCATTTGAAAATCACACCTTGTTCTTAAGTTTTTATGAAGAGATATTTATCCAAGCGGGTGAGAGTATCGTCTACAATCATTTGGAGGACAGTAGAACCTATCTAGGTATGGGTTATAATCTTAGCGAGAAGCTACAAGTGCAGGCAGGTTATATGTACTCTTTTCGTCATTTTGGTGCTCCCCATGTTTATGAGAATAGGAGCATTTTTCGTTTGAGCTTATATCATCATTTGGACTTCCATCTCGACAACCATCGAGAGAAACGGGATATCCCGATACATTAA